The stretch of DNA caaaaatttgaatccTGTTGGCTCCTTCATCGGAACTCAATCCCTCACGGTCGCATTTCAGCTGCTCGAACACTTCCTCGATCGGAACTTTTTCCTGGTATAAGCACTTTTTCGTAAGTTTAACTTTTATATTTAAAACTTTAGTTTTAGTTTAATAATCATACtcttcatttttaaaatttttgctacaataaaatttataagaaaattcttgTCTTGCCGCCAGTATTAAAATGgactattcttttttttttttttttttttttccagcgGATGTATATGTAcgtattattataataataaatcaaaggctaataaaataatgtttttagtaAAAATAAATAGTTGTTTCACTTTATCTCAACCTCTGATCAcaagttataataaattcgtaaaatccataatttagttttttttaaaaaaaatcccatTTGGAGGATTTGTCATATAACTACGAGTCCTATGCAATCCAACATTTAAGGTTTGGTCAATATTCAGTTAATGAGGAGAGGAGCCAACCCCCGttaataataacaacaataataaaaatgtattcTTATCATTACAATTGGACGCTTAAACATCCATTCATATAATATTATCTCAGATTATATTGTCAATTAATCtatgtttgaaataataataataataataataatactaaaAAGTGACGGTTCtatctttccttttctttttagcCAAGATCGGTTTATTACAGAATGGTATATCGACTATCGAATTTAAGATATTGGTACCGAATAAGCTATATATAGTCATTGACTTTAGCAGCGCAATAATTTCGATTGACCTTTAACATGTTATAGATTTTAAAATAGGAAGTTTTGCACAAAGAAATATCTCGAATTGAATCTTTGTAAATCGAAGAAAATACAAATATTATGGATCGTATGCACACAAAAGATGGATTAAGATATAGATAGATATATGTTTAAACATTATTAATGATTACCAGATCGACAGTCTCATTTTTGATCTCTTCAAGACTAAGGCCTCCCATGTTGCACCACGTACAGCGACTGGTAGATCGATCAGCTCAAGCTGGTTTATATGGGATGGGATGGGATGGGATGGGATGATGCATGTAGTTTCAAATATCCTAGTGAATTAAGTTAGAAGGGTAAAGGCTTGATtggtgtttatatatatatatacacacatataccATTACATTACCCTCCCTATGTTTCAAACCTAGCTAGCTACCTGCCTCAAGTGATGCCTTGATCATGCCTTCAATTTTGACATATTTATATTTGTTCGGTTCATATTCCACGCATGCCTGcttgttttattaaaaaaaaaaatgtgggAGGAAATAATGGGTTGATGGCATGAATGCTCAAGACTTAATCTTTGGGTCCGATTCTAAATTAGTTGTTCAGGCATTAAACATGGAAAAAGAAGATGACTCAGAATTTGGCTGGAATACTCCGCTAGATTTTATCGTTGATGCTTTAAATGAAGACCGTAATTCTCTTGAttcttaataatatttatgatttccgtacaaaaaaaaacataaaacataaaGATCGATACGTGGAAAAATTAAAAGCAGAAACGAGTTATAACATCTAGCCATTGATATTGAATTTGAGAATGCAACTAACGATATATGTCCCACAAACACCGAAAACAAAAATCTTCTATACAGTTGTATAGACAATGTATTTTTGAATAAGTGCATGTATGTCACTATTCATATATGTTCTCTAACCATAATAGAGAAACTCAAAATTTGGTAAATCTTGATGATTTTTAACTCAGATAtagtaaatcaaatatcaaGATATTTatcttctttaaaaaaaaatgagacGGATCTCATATTCAttttaatgaaatatattgatcataattaaattattatatggacttaaataaaataatttaacattatCAATCAATCATCAtccaaaattaaaaaacaaatacATGAATCATGACGATAATTTCTCTTATACAGAGTATCTTTCAtgtatcacatatatcatatttcttaaataatttaatatgtatatattatgAGTTCGATAAATGTAATCGAAATGTACTTTAAGAtttataaacataaaaattaaaagcGTGCGATCGTGCGTAACTGGGAAACGAGCGGGTGCATGatgcataattaatttaatttaaagggACTTATCTGCCGCCTCATGCATTTAGTTGACCTGCCGCCACtgtcaaaaattaaaaaattacatttGTTTCATCTTTGTTTTgtaaaatagataaataaataaaagtttgTGCAAATAATCCTACAACAAGTGGCATAGTTTAAAAATGATTCGATCACCAATAATTGGTAAcgacacatatatataattattaacaCCATTAAATGTAAAGTAAAAgatatttcaaataataataataatgtgaaTTATTGACAGTAATAAAATTGACCccaatttgaaagtagacactAATGTAAGATGTCTATctaggtgtgtgtgtgtgtgtatatatatatatatatatcaattggttttacaccatcaattaattagaTATAATTGGTTTTATACCATCAATTAATTCATTGAATGACCGGAATTGGTCCTAACCCGACACCTAAATCGTGTAATTTCACACACCACGATTCGATTACttcacacaaacacacacacatatatatatatataaagcatAACATGAACTAAATCTTAGGCATTTCTATCTtatcttaaaaaataaaaaaatattgaaaattatccAACGTGTTGAATAATGGTAATTAAGCTACGTACATATGTTTGAATCAAAGTTTTGTAACGTAGACAAGTAGGTGCTGGCTAGTTGTACATGCAACTATCTATGCGCCCCTGAGTTCAGGTAATACCTATACACAGTACGTGTTATTGGAAAATTTCCTTTTCTGTTTTTTTAACAACTTGGAAGTTAATTTGCCTATTTTATTGGCTCATAATTCACAAATAGTTTACTGTATGCCTTGACTcgacatttttttttttaaaaaaatattaatctaGCTATCAATTATGTTGTAAATAATTAGaattaggtttttttttttttacttgtcGAAGTATGGGAGAATATAAACTGgtcataattaattaaacacaaaaATTTTTTGTACGAATGATCTCCTATTTGAAtcatatatgaaaaaatattaattttattttaaaattattatttattattataaaaacggataataaaaaaaaaaaaaaaaaaaacttacaagaGACttgttattaattaaaaaatgtaCATCAGCCAAAGTTTCAGCGTGCTTAACAACAGAACATTTATTATTAACCGACCAGTGGAACaaataatgtatatatattatatatacgaCGTGGTATGATTCACAGCTATTCTTCGTTACTTGGATTAATAATGCACTGCGGTTTTCAACAAACAGGATAATAAATTAAGTTTGGTAGTTTTGCTTTTGCTGGTCACATATCTCCCTACCATTATAATGAAATTCTTGATCACGAAGAACGCTTTTATCattataattaaaaacatttttgtGATGAATTATTGGTACGTAAATTGAGTTAATTTTAATTATCCACAAATAGGCTTATGTGAATAGGTACTTCAATTTACATTATCCATCAGAAGAAAATTATGATGTTACTCGTTATATTTCTGCGATCATTGTTGGTCAAATAGGAATATGGTAGCCCTAAACTGCCTTTTGCTGCTTGCGGGTGTCGTGGTCAAAAAAAATAGCTGCTCTAAGATTGTGTAGGGGGGTAATATTGCAACAACAGCAGGCCAGAAATTGAAAGAACTAGTAAAAACATACATTACATATAACCTGCACGGCCGTACtaggatttatttattttttcttcttcttacaaTCCAAGTTCAGAAATACAGCCTCAAGCACAACACAAACATGATGTAAAACTAATCCTACTTATATGATTCCTTTACTTTCTCTCCCAGATACTAGCAACCTTGAGAGACTGAATCACAGAAAGCGTGTCTCTTCCAACAATTTCACATAAAACTCCATTATTCCTCTGATCCTGCCATTAGCTCAGGTGTTCCCACTAACCTTACATGAAACGGAGAGAAATTTAAGTTGGCTATGGCAGGTCTGACAATGGAGGTCAAGAATTTCCAGAATCAAGCCCAAAAAGAATGTGTTAACTGTGCAGAAACTTCCTCATTTTAGTTCACTTCCTCCTCATCAGATGACAGAGCTTGCAAGAGAGAGTTCGTGAAGCTCGCCTAGCATCCACTCTTCCCCAGTTTGACCTCCAAGGACTATAACTCTCGTCCCCCCAACAACACACGTGCTATGTCCCCACACAAATCTTGGGGGTCTCCCCGGAACATTTAGGATCCTCCATGTTGGCTTCTCTTCCATTGGATCTAGTATATAGAGCTGGGATGCAGAGTGGAGGCCAGCCACCGAACCACCAAAAACAACAATCCTACCACCAGGAAGACTCAGAGCCACGTGATCTAGTCGAGGAGGAGGAGCGATGCCTCCAGGATTTCCAGAACCAGGCATGCCACTCCCAGTCACACTTCTCCAACACGGTTCTTCCTCACTTAAATCCATGGTGAACACATCACTTGATCGGAAACGAAGAGGGCCACTTTTGGCAAGACCACCAAACATCAATATTTTCCTACCACCATAAACAGACAATGTGTGGCCCAATCTTGAAGGTGGAGCCCAAGTGACGGGTATCTCTCGCCATACAGGTCTTTCCAATGAAAGATCGAGCAAGAAGGTGTCGCTGAGAAGCACTCCAGAATCTGCACAACCACCAGAAACTATCAGTTTGGTCCCATCAAGGGTGCAGGAGCTATGCCAAGATCTAGGAAGTGGAGGAGCCAAGCTGGATATTTCGCGCCATGTGGGATGTTTAGCATCCAAATCTAAAACAAAAACATCATTAAGTAAACCTTGTCTCCCACAACCACCGAACAGCACAAGATGAGAACCATTAACACAAGAAAGAGTGTGACCCCATCGCCCAGGAGGTGGAGAGCTGACTTTGAAATGTTGCCACTCTGGCTTGCAAGAGTTCAGGTCCAGCACGAAAGTATCATTCATGGGTTGCATGTTCACACCCTCTCCACCAAAAAGAACCACACGACTCCCAACCGCGCATGCACTGAAGTTGCAACGTGAGGGTTCGACAATGCCTCCGACAGTCAGTTTTCTCCAAGCTAACTCTTCAAGAGTGGTAAGTTCCCTTGCCAATCTTCCCCACCCCAGTCGTTTAGCACCAGAAACAGTTTCTAATACTTGAGTTGTTTCACTGCCCCATGCATTTTGACACACCAATCGCCATAGATCTTCATTCTTTGTCAACTCATAAAATCCCCGACATACAGAGCCCACAGATGCAATATCCCTTGGTGTCAGCCGTGAAAGAATCTTCAGAGCAAAAACTTCATCACTTAACTCCATAATCCCACAAACACCACGGTTAATATTTCTGATTCCATCTGAAACTGCTCCATGAGAAGAAAATTTAAATCTTAACAGTTCAGACACTCCAGCAGATTCCTTGGCCGACGACCCTGGGAGGGGACCCAAATCAAGATTTGCTTCTATAAAGACCTGTATGGCAATTATATGAGTTAAAGTTTCGTCTTCGCCATATATAGGGGTCATATGCAATCTATTCATCATTGGCGATCCATCTTTTCTAAAATTTAACAACTCTCCTCGAAATTCCATCCCTACTTCAAGGCATCTTCGTATCTCAGCAACTACAGTGGGATCCACAAGAGGATGCCTTCTCTTAGCATATGGGCCTCGGCATTGCAAAAAACGACTGCAGAAAATCAAATAGTCATAAATTTGTGAGGAATCCTACCACAAGACCAGCATAAATTACAAGTGATCCGAAACACAGCTGTATCGATAGCACAAAAAATTAGATGATCATAAATTGGTGGCAGCCATAACAATAGATTATTGAAaccaaaagaaaagaaactacTGAAGACAACATTCCGACTCCAGAGATGAATAAACATTGACATCATGGAAATTTGAAGAGGTGATGAGCACATTGGACATGATAGGtggtaattaaaaaaaatgaactaAAATTGCAAGTTTCGACATATTTCCAACAAAACTAGAAAATATGAGCCAATACAAGTGCTGTTATGCTACTCTCGTCGTGTTCTTTGGTTGGCTAGTTCAACCCTTGAGAGCCCAACACCCACAGGACCTAGTAAGTAATAATCTGTTGTACATATTAGTCCAACCTAAAAAGTAGCCACGTCCggatcaaaaaataaaaagtagCCAAGTCATCAACACTTTATCCGAATATGCATCTGTTCCAAACGCGTTGGGGATTAGCTTAAGCCCAAATAGAGAGCACAAACAAGTTGTCAGAAGGTAAAGACTTAGGAAGCTTGTGTAGCACTCCCCTTTACAGAGCCAATGTGCGAGGCGTAATTAAGAGAGCCAAGAATTTAAATTTCATCACGTGAACTTAAAAATACTAGGAACCAAGGCTATGAAACTAGGTAATCCTCCCCTTCCAACCGCGTTCTTCGACCATAATTTTTTCAGCTTCACAGAAACCAACTATCCAATGCGGCAGCGGCGTAGTACTTCTTTGAAAAAAtccataaattttttattcatcCCATTTTTAACAAACTTCAATCCACCTTATATAGACATCGCAAATCCAAAATATCAATCTATTATATAATCAAAGCTGCAGTCTAA from Primulina tabacum isolate GXHZ01 chromosome 3, ASM2559414v2, whole genome shotgun sequence encodes:
- the LOC142540787 gene encoding adagio protein 1-like; its protein translation is MEWDSNSESDLSSGEDEDEDEVEEGLGFLLRKSGGGELPFSVDALLQPANYGFVVTDALEPDNPIIYVNSGFEMVTGYLAEEVLGRNCRFLQCRGPYAKRRHPLVDPTVVAEIRRCLEVGMEFRGELLNFRKDGSPMMNRLHMTPIYGEDETLTHIIAIQVFIEANLDLGPLPGSSAKESAGVSELLRFKFSSHGAVSDGIRNINRGVCGIMELSDEVFALKILSRLTPRDIASVGSVCRGFYELTKNEDLWRLVCQNAWGSETTQVLETVSGAKRLGWGRLARELTTLEELAWRKLTVGGIVEPSRCNFSACAVGSRVVLFGGEGVNMQPMNDTFVLDLNSCKPEWQHFKVSSPPPGRWGHTLSCVNGSHLVLFGGCGRQGLLNDVFVLDLDAKHPTWREISSLAPPLPRSWHSSCTLDGTKLIVSGGCADSGVLLSDTFLLDLSLERPVWREIPVTWAPPSRLGHTLSVYGGRKILMFGGLAKSGPLRFRSSDVFTMDLSEEEPCWRSVTGSGMPGSGNPGGIAPPPRLDHVALSLPGGRIVVFGGSVAGLHSASQLYILDPMEEKPTWRILNVPGRPPRFVWGHSTCVVGGTRVIVLGGQTGEEWMLGELHELSLASSVI